gcatatcGTGAAACACGGATGGCTGGGTGGACAACGAGTACGTAGGAAAAGGCTCCGAGAGAAGAAGAATGACAATGCCATTGTCCTTGCGGATACAATGACAACTTTGGCCGCACAGATGGCCGCGGTAACCTCTCTTCTCCAGACGATGTCAActtaatcaaggtgccctctctCAAAGTTCAGTGCAACCAATACACCGGCATAAGTGGCTGCAATAATTTGCGTCAAGTGCTGGAGGGGGCATGCAGTAGAAATATGTCCATTAAACTCGCAGCAAGTGTTTGCTATCCAGAACAATTCATAATCCTACACTTATAGTCCCGGTTGGCAGAATCACCCTAATTTCAGTTGGGGAGGAAATCACAACCAAGGGGGGCCGAGTAACCATCAGAACAGCAACTCCGAGAATCGAGGAAATCCTCCACCTTTTCTTCAAAATTAGAACCAGAGTCATCAGAGACAACCGCAAAACCAACCTTCCTACTTAAACACCTCTGGAAATTCATTGAAGTCCCTGCtcaagcaatatattgagaagaacgaTGATGTCATGCAGTCGCAGGCATCTTCAATAAAaaacttggagatccaagttGGGCAATTGGCAGCCAAACTACGCAATAGAACACCTGGAATGCTGCCAAGAAATTTCGAAGCCTTAGGATCTCacgggaaggagcaatgtccttgaCGACATTGTAAGCTTGACCGCCTGCTGAGGTGTGGATTGCGTTCATCATGAGAAAAATgtcttccggtccatatctctaaattctatgtttaattgctttcttaaataccttctttaatgttttatgaattttgttatttattgcttccttaaacttgtttttattgttttatgaaaTTACTTCTCATTTAATTCACTTGCGTTAATTTTCTTGCTCTGTctaatttcctttcttttctgtATTAATTACGTTATCCTTAATTGTGGTGAATGattgtttaaaagaaattgattacCGCAAAGTCCTAGCgacttgcattgatgaaaaaaaaaagtaaattataataataaaaaaataataacaatctACATTCGGTATGCATtacgatgatgggtgcatcttgtgccaacaagatacactttgcgttcatcctacccaaatgcattgcacTGAGGCATGTGTTGCGCTCATATGTATTTTTCACCCGTCCTTAgtgaaaatgcactatgttgaggtagtgttgcgctagTAGAAATACAgtgcgcccgtcctccagaaatgcgttgagccggggggtgtgttgcgctgatacatgcgttgttgcccgtcctctgcaaagatgcatttgcgttgatgGAGGCATTGTGTTGATTCTTAACCTTGCGTCCATCCGAATAAAACACCAAAgacaaattctttttgcaaatagagtagtccaatcgtttagggttccaaggacatgatgaattcgcagacgaaaggacgtacTTCTCTGTTgattcataaatgtgaggagcACGGCGACAGGCTTTTTGAGTACCTCGAGGCCTGCCATCGCAGAGTttgcgttgggcccatcaaggcccaacctttAAATTCCAGCCTCCTTCTTCTTAGGTCGTCTATTTGAGtcttttgcaaaaaaaaaaaaaaccctaatcgCCTCTACATACAAAGACTTCCGAGTTTTCTTCCTAAAACCCTAAGAACTTTCCCAACGTTTTCACTCAGTACATCCCTGGCCGATCAGTCTTACCATCCATCCTCTTTACCTTCATCACCCTCACAAGGCCAAATCACTGCAAGAGAGGCGGCATTCCTCGTAGCAAGCTGTCGTCTCGCTGACCAACCAAAACCCATCCCTCGAGTCATCGGAAAACCTCGGCAAAAGCCTTTAGCAGCCAGACCACTTTGCATTAAAGAGGGGCGGAGCACAAAAAGTGCCCCACTCCCAACACTGTCTTCTGAaagtgaaaagaagagaagagacgaTAGCGAGGTGTTTGGGAGCATACTTAGTAATATGGAGAAGGAAAAGGGGGCTACCCGAAGTTGGGGTTATTAATCAGCCACTACCTTCGGAGGAGGAGATGAAGGAAGCTTCGAGAAGGAGCGCTCTGGCAATCtcggatcctaaggaaactacTCACATAGAATTctatgagggacccatcagggtTGCTTTGGAGGAAACGATAGCGGAGAAGCAGCCTGAAATGgctgaggagaagaagaagaagaagatcaaggagAAAAGGGCTGAAGGAGATCAGGAAGCCCATCCaatcaaaaagaaagaaagaaaaacgagTGAAAAGAGGGAACGCAGGCGGGAGGAGATGCGCCTAAAGAAGAAGGAGGAGAAGAGAAAGAGGGCTGAGAGCCCAAAAATCGACAAAGAATCCACCTCTGCAAGGGTGGATAAGGGGGAGTCAGCACAACAAAAAGAATCAATGCAACCTGAGGAGGAAACAATGCAAATACAAACGGTTGCGATTGATGATGGAGAAGATTCAGACCTTCCCCATGGATCCTTTACCTTTGGTAgttcgccctccaagccctcctaCAGAACCCCTCTCCCCACTCCCCGAacatttcaccaaccttcttcttg
This DNA window, taken from Benincasa hispida cultivar B227 unplaced genomic scaffold, ASM972705v1 Contig1146, whole genome shotgun sequence, encodes the following:
- the LOC120068826 gene encoding protein PXR1-like; protein product: MKEASRRSALAISDPKETTHIEFYEGPIRVALEETIAEKQPEMAEEKKKKKIKEKRAEGDQEAHPIKKKERKTSEKRERRREEMRLKKKEEKRKRAESPKIDKESTSARVDKGESAQQKESMQPEEETMQIQTVAIDDGEDSDLPHGSFTFGSSPSKPSYRTPLPTPRTFHQPSSCSCFT